The Indicator indicator isolate 239-I01 chromosome 32, UM_Iind_1.1, whole genome shotgun sequence genome contains a region encoding:
- the HES4 gene encoding transcription factor HES-4, producing MPADTGMEKPTASPIAGAPANASHTPDKPRSASEHRKSSKPIMEKRRRARINESLGQLKTLILDALKKDSSRHSKLEKADILEMTVKHLRNLQRVQMTAALSADPTVLGKYRAGFNECMNEVTRFLSTCEGVNTDVRTRLLSHLSACLGQIVAMNYLPPPPPPPPPSSQPAHLAQQPLHVQMPPAAAGAVPVPCKLNPAEALSPKVYGGFQLVPATDGQFAFLIPNPAFPPNSGPVIPLYANANVPASTGSSSATPSASPVQGLTSFGGSIVPASQAGSPIGERSESVWRPW from the exons ATGCCCGCCGATACGGGCATGGAGAAACCGACCGCCTCACCCATCGCGGGGGCACCGGCCAACGCCAGCCACACACCGGATAAACCCCGGAGCGCCAGCGAGCACCGGAAG TCCTCCAAACCTATCATGGAGAAACGGCGCCGGGCACGGATCAATGAGAGCTTGGGGCAGCTGAAGACCCTCATCTTGGATGCGCTCAAGAAGGAT AGCTCTCGGCACTCCAAGCTGGAGAAGGCAGACATCCTGGAGATGACCGTCAAGCACCTCCGAAACCTCCAGCGGGTGCAGATGACAG ctgctctcagcGCCGACCCCACCGTCCTTGGCAAGTATCGAGCTGGGTTCAACGAGTGCATGAACGAGGTGACACGGTTCCTGTCCACCTGCGAAGGGGTCAACACCGACGTGCGCACCCGCCTGCTCAGTCACCTCTCGGCTTGTCTGGGTCAGATCGTGGCCATGAACTACCTGCCGCCTCCACCGCCTCCACCGCCACCTTCCAGCCAGCCTGCACATCTGGCACAGCAACCTCTGCACGTCCAGATGCCCCCTGCAGCAGCCGGGGCCGTGCCCGTGCCCTGCAAACTGAACCCTGCTGAAGCTTTGTCCCCCAAGGTCTACGGCGGCTTCCAGCTCGTCCCTGCTACCGACGGCCAGTTTGCTTTCCTCATCCCAAACCCGGCTTTTCCTCCCAACTCTGGACCAGTTATTCCCCTCTATGCCAACGCCAACGTCCCGGCATCCacgggcagcagctctgccaccccGTCGGCATCTCCGGTGCAGGGCTTGACATCATTTGGGGGCAGCATTGTTCCAGCGTCCCAGGCGGGAAGCCCCATCGGAGAGCGCAGTGAATCAGTCTGGAGGCCTTGGTGA